A section of the Paralichthys olivaceus isolate ysfri-2021 chromosome 16, ASM2471397v2, whole genome shotgun sequence genome encodes:
- the LOC109643886 gene encoding dual specificity protein phosphatase CDC14AB-like isoform X4, whose translation MLYRYCCKLNKKLKSFTISKKKLVHFTCYDQKKRANAAVLIGAYAVIYLKRSPEEAYRTLISGNNTAYLPFRDAAVGECSFNLSVLDCLKAICKALLCGFLDFDSFDVEDYEHYERVENGDMNWIIPGKILAFSSPHPRSKIENGYPLHAPEAYFAYFQQNDITSVVRLNRKLYDSRRFEDAGFDHHDLFFVDGTTPSDLIIRRFLHVCESNEGAVAVHCKAGLGRTGTLIGCHLMKHFRFTAAESIAWIRICRPGSIIGPQQNFLEEKQHSLWVQGDVYRSKQKLVQQRLSRWQQRQQTHGPDSEEGKQETMPCLISSMDDLSINNTLYNSYSMDENNSKESNLTQGDKLRELKGKRSVSSSSRLNLSKASLCSILPPPTSPKAPLSFSSSASSKKIVRSSSSSVAHFKSPFSLRLFSTRPAKIH comes from the exons ATGCTGTACAGATACTGCTGCAAACTTAATAAGAAGCTTAAG TCTTTCACAATATCCAAGAAGAAGTTGGTTCATTTTACCTGTTATGACCAGAAGAAAAGAGCAAATGCAGCTGTCCTTATTGGTGCCTACGCT GTTATCTATTTAAAAAGAAGTCCAGAAGAAGCCTACAGGACTCTTATCTCAGGAAACAACACAGCATATCTGCCattcag GGATGCTGCAGTAGGAGAGTGCTCATTCAACCTCTCTGTGCTTGACTGCTTAAAAGCAATATGCAAG gCATTACTGTGTGGTTTCTTGGACTTTGACAGCTTCGATGTTGAGGATTATGAACACTATGAG CGTGTAGAGAACGGGGATATGAACTGGATCATACCAGGGAAGATTTTGGCATTCAGCAGCCCACACCCTCGCAGTAAGATAGAGAATG GTTATCCTCTCCATGCACCAGAAGCATACTTTGCATACTTTCAGCAAAATGACATCACATCCGTGGTCCGTTTAAACAGGAAGTTATATGACAGCAGGCGGTTTGAGGATGCAGGATTTGACCACCATGATCTCTTCTTCGTGGATGGGACCACTCCCTCTGATCTCATCATCAGGCgctttctgcatgtgtgtgaaagcAATGAAGGGGCTGTGGCAGTGCACTGTAAAG CTGGCCTGGGCCGTACAGGCACTCTCATTGGCTGCCACCTGATGAAGCACTTCCGGTTCACTGCAGCTGAATCCATTGCTTGGATCAGAATCTGCCGGCCTGGATCCATCATTGGCCCACAACAGAACTTCTTAGAGGA gAAACAGCACAGTTTGTGGGTCCAGGGTGATGTCTATCGCTCCAAACAGAAACTGGTTCAGCAGAGGCTGAGTCGTTGGCAGCAGCGTCAGCAGACTCATGGCCCTGACTCTGAGGAAGGGAAACAGGAAACCATGCCCTGCCTCATCTCAAGCATGGATGACCTGTCAATCAACAACACCCTCTACAATTCATACAGCATGGATGAG aaTAACAGCAAAGAAAGTAATCTGACACAgggagacaaactgagagaatTGAAGGGAAAGAGATCAGTTTCATCCTCCTCAAG gtTAAACCTGTCAAAGGCTTCTCTCTGCTCGATCCTCCCACCCCCTACGTCCCCCAAAGcccccctctccttctcctcttcagccTCCTCAAAAAAGATTGTGcggagctcctcctcctctgtcgctCATTTCAAGAG CCCCTTCAGCCTCCGTCTGTTCAGCACCAGGCCGGCTAAAATTCACTGA
- the LOC109643886 gene encoding dual specificity protein phosphatase CDC14AB-like isoform X2 — protein sequence MAEDYEIYCASEFIKDRLYFAALRVKPKNTANTHYFSTDDDFIYESFYADFGPLNLAMLYRYCCKLNKKLKSFTISKKKLVHFTCYDQKKRANAAVLIGAYAVIYLKRSPEEAYRTLISGNNTAYLPFRDAAVGECSFNLSVLDCLKAICKRVENGDMNWIIPGKILAFSSPHPRSKIENGYPLHAPEAYFAYFQQNDITSVVRLNRKLYDSRRFEDAGFDHHDLFFVDGTTPSDLIIRRFLHVCESNEGAVAVHCKAGLGRTGTLIGCHLMKHFRFTAAESIAWIRICRPGSIIGPQQNFLEEKQHSLWVQGDVYRSKQKLVQQRLSRWQQRQQTHGPDSEEGKQETMPCLISSMDDLSINNTLYNSYSMDENNSKESNLTQGDKLRELKGKRSVSSSSRLNLSKASLCSILPPPTSPKAPLSFSSSASSKKIVRSSSSSVAHFKSPFSLRLFSTRPAKIH from the exons ATGGCAGAGGACTATGAGATTTACTGTGCGTCAGAATTTATTAAAG ATCGGCTGTACTTTGCTGCTCTTCGTGTAAAACCAAAGAACACAGCAAATACACACTACTTCAGCACAGATGACGATTTCATATATGAGAG TTTCTACGCTGACTTTGGGCCCCTCAACCTGGCCATGCTGTACAGATACTGCTGCAAACTTAATAAGAAGCTTAAG TCTTTCACAATATCCAAGAAGAAGTTGGTTCATTTTACCTGTTATGACCAGAAGAAAAGAGCAAATGCAGCTGTCCTTATTGGTGCCTACGCT GTTATCTATTTAAAAAGAAGTCCAGAAGAAGCCTACAGGACTCTTATCTCAGGAAACAACACAGCATATCTGCCattcag GGATGCTGCAGTAGGAGAGTGCTCATTCAACCTCTCTGTGCTTGACTGCTTAAAAGCAATATGCAAG CGTGTAGAGAACGGGGATATGAACTGGATCATACCAGGGAAGATTTTGGCATTCAGCAGCCCACACCCTCGCAGTAAGATAGAGAATG GTTATCCTCTCCATGCACCAGAAGCATACTTTGCATACTTTCAGCAAAATGACATCACATCCGTGGTCCGTTTAAACAGGAAGTTATATGACAGCAGGCGGTTTGAGGATGCAGGATTTGACCACCATGATCTCTTCTTCGTGGATGGGACCACTCCCTCTGATCTCATCATCAGGCgctttctgcatgtgtgtgaaagcAATGAAGGGGCTGTGGCAGTGCACTGTAAAG CTGGCCTGGGCCGTACAGGCACTCTCATTGGCTGCCACCTGATGAAGCACTTCCGGTTCACTGCAGCTGAATCCATTGCTTGGATCAGAATCTGCCGGCCTGGATCCATCATTGGCCCACAACAGAACTTCTTAGAGGA gAAACAGCACAGTTTGTGGGTCCAGGGTGATGTCTATCGCTCCAAACAGAAACTGGTTCAGCAGAGGCTGAGTCGTTGGCAGCAGCGTCAGCAGACTCATGGCCCTGACTCTGAGGAAGGGAAACAGGAAACCATGCCCTGCCTCATCTCAAGCATGGATGACCTGTCAATCAACAACACCCTCTACAATTCATACAGCATGGATGAG aaTAACAGCAAAGAAAGTAATCTGACACAgggagacaaactgagagaatTGAAGGGAAAGAGATCAGTTTCATCCTCCTCAAG gtTAAACCTGTCAAAGGCTTCTCTCTGCTCGATCCTCCCACCCCCTACGTCCCCCAAAGcccccctctccttctcctcttcagccTCCTCAAAAAAGATTGTGcggagctcctcctcctctgtcgctCATTTCAAGAG CCCCTTCAGCCTCCGTCTGTTCAGCACCAGGCCGGCTAAAATTCACTGA
- the LOC109643886 gene encoding dual specificity protein phosphatase CDC14AB-like isoform X1, whose protein sequence is MAEDYEIYCASEFIKDRLYFAALRVKPKNTANTHYFSTDDDFIYESFYADFGPLNLAMLYRYCCKLNKKLKSFTISKKKLVHFTCYDQKKRANAAVLIGAYAVIYLKRSPEEAYRTLISGNNTAYLPFRDAAVGECSFNLSVLDCLKAICKALLCGFLDFDSFDVEDYEHYERVENGDMNWIIPGKILAFSSPHPRSKIENGYPLHAPEAYFAYFQQNDITSVVRLNRKLYDSRRFEDAGFDHHDLFFVDGTTPSDLIIRRFLHVCESNEGAVAVHCKAGLGRTGTLIGCHLMKHFRFTAAESIAWIRICRPGSIIGPQQNFLEEKQHSLWVQGDVYRSKQKLVQQRLSRWQQRQQTHGPDSEEGKQETMPCLISSMDDLSINNTLYNSYSMDENNSKESNLTQGDKLRELKGKRSVSSSSRLNLSKASLCSILPPPTSPKAPLSFSSSASSKKIVRSSSSSVAHFKSPFSLRLFSTRPAKIH, encoded by the exons ATGGCAGAGGACTATGAGATTTACTGTGCGTCAGAATTTATTAAAG ATCGGCTGTACTTTGCTGCTCTTCGTGTAAAACCAAAGAACACAGCAAATACACACTACTTCAGCACAGATGACGATTTCATATATGAGAG TTTCTACGCTGACTTTGGGCCCCTCAACCTGGCCATGCTGTACAGATACTGCTGCAAACTTAATAAGAAGCTTAAG TCTTTCACAATATCCAAGAAGAAGTTGGTTCATTTTACCTGTTATGACCAGAAGAAAAGAGCAAATGCAGCTGTCCTTATTGGTGCCTACGCT GTTATCTATTTAAAAAGAAGTCCAGAAGAAGCCTACAGGACTCTTATCTCAGGAAACAACACAGCATATCTGCCattcag GGATGCTGCAGTAGGAGAGTGCTCATTCAACCTCTCTGTGCTTGACTGCTTAAAAGCAATATGCAAG gCATTACTGTGTGGTTTCTTGGACTTTGACAGCTTCGATGTTGAGGATTATGAACACTATGAG CGTGTAGAGAACGGGGATATGAACTGGATCATACCAGGGAAGATTTTGGCATTCAGCAGCCCACACCCTCGCAGTAAGATAGAGAATG GTTATCCTCTCCATGCACCAGAAGCATACTTTGCATACTTTCAGCAAAATGACATCACATCCGTGGTCCGTTTAAACAGGAAGTTATATGACAGCAGGCGGTTTGAGGATGCAGGATTTGACCACCATGATCTCTTCTTCGTGGATGGGACCACTCCCTCTGATCTCATCATCAGGCgctttctgcatgtgtgtgaaagcAATGAAGGGGCTGTGGCAGTGCACTGTAAAG CTGGCCTGGGCCGTACAGGCACTCTCATTGGCTGCCACCTGATGAAGCACTTCCGGTTCACTGCAGCTGAATCCATTGCTTGGATCAGAATCTGCCGGCCTGGATCCATCATTGGCCCACAACAGAACTTCTTAGAGGA gAAACAGCACAGTTTGTGGGTCCAGGGTGATGTCTATCGCTCCAAACAGAAACTGGTTCAGCAGAGGCTGAGTCGTTGGCAGCAGCGTCAGCAGACTCATGGCCCTGACTCTGAGGAAGGGAAACAGGAAACCATGCCCTGCCTCATCTCAAGCATGGATGACCTGTCAATCAACAACACCCTCTACAATTCATACAGCATGGATGAG aaTAACAGCAAAGAAAGTAATCTGACACAgggagacaaactgagagaatTGAAGGGAAAGAGATCAGTTTCATCCTCCTCAAG gtTAAACCTGTCAAAGGCTTCTCTCTGCTCGATCCTCCCACCCCCTACGTCCCCCAAAGcccccctctccttctcctcttcagccTCCTCAAAAAAGATTGTGcggagctcctcctcctctgtcgctCATTTCAAGAG CCCCTTCAGCCTCCGTCTGTTCAGCACCAGGCCGGCTAAAATTCACTGA
- the LOC109643886 gene encoding dual specificity protein phosphatase CDC14AB-like isoform X3, with the protein MAEDYEIYCASEFIKDRLYFAALRVKPKNTANTHYFSTDDDFIYESFYADFGPLNLAMLYRYCCKLNKKLKSFTISKKKLVHFTCYDQKKRANAAVLIGAYAVIYLKRSPEEAYRTLISGNNTAYLPFRDAAVGECSFNLSVLDCLKAICKALLCGFLDFDSFDVEDYEHYERVENGDMNWIIPGKILAFSSPHPRSKIENGYPLHAPEAYFAYFQQNDITSVVRLNRKLYDSRRFEDAGFDHHDLFFVDGTTPSDLIIRRFLHVCESNEGAVAVHCKAGLGRTGTLIGCHLMKHFRFTAAESIAWIRICRPGSIIGPQQNFLEEKQHSLWVQGDVYRSKQKLVQQRLSRWQQRQQTHGPDSEEGKQETMPCLISSMDDLSINNTLYNSYSMDEVKPVKGFSLLDPPTPYVPQSPPLLLLFSLLKKDCAELLLLCRSFQEPLQPPSVQHQAG; encoded by the exons ATGGCAGAGGACTATGAGATTTACTGTGCGTCAGAATTTATTAAAG ATCGGCTGTACTTTGCTGCTCTTCGTGTAAAACCAAAGAACACAGCAAATACACACTACTTCAGCACAGATGACGATTTCATATATGAGAG TTTCTACGCTGACTTTGGGCCCCTCAACCTGGCCATGCTGTACAGATACTGCTGCAAACTTAATAAGAAGCTTAAG TCTTTCACAATATCCAAGAAGAAGTTGGTTCATTTTACCTGTTATGACCAGAAGAAAAGAGCAAATGCAGCTGTCCTTATTGGTGCCTACGCT GTTATCTATTTAAAAAGAAGTCCAGAAGAAGCCTACAGGACTCTTATCTCAGGAAACAACACAGCATATCTGCCattcag GGATGCTGCAGTAGGAGAGTGCTCATTCAACCTCTCTGTGCTTGACTGCTTAAAAGCAATATGCAAG gCATTACTGTGTGGTTTCTTGGACTTTGACAGCTTCGATGTTGAGGATTATGAACACTATGAG CGTGTAGAGAACGGGGATATGAACTGGATCATACCAGGGAAGATTTTGGCATTCAGCAGCCCACACCCTCGCAGTAAGATAGAGAATG GTTATCCTCTCCATGCACCAGAAGCATACTTTGCATACTTTCAGCAAAATGACATCACATCCGTGGTCCGTTTAAACAGGAAGTTATATGACAGCAGGCGGTTTGAGGATGCAGGATTTGACCACCATGATCTCTTCTTCGTGGATGGGACCACTCCCTCTGATCTCATCATCAGGCgctttctgcatgtgtgtgaaagcAATGAAGGGGCTGTGGCAGTGCACTGTAAAG CTGGCCTGGGCCGTACAGGCACTCTCATTGGCTGCCACCTGATGAAGCACTTCCGGTTCACTGCAGCTGAATCCATTGCTTGGATCAGAATCTGCCGGCCTGGATCCATCATTGGCCCACAACAGAACTTCTTAGAGGA gAAACAGCACAGTTTGTGGGTCCAGGGTGATGTCTATCGCTCCAAACAGAAACTGGTTCAGCAGAGGCTGAGTCGTTGGCAGCAGCGTCAGCAGACTCATGGCCCTGACTCTGAGGAAGGGAAACAGGAAACCATGCCCTGCCTCATCTCAAGCATGGATGACCTGTCAATCAACAACACCCTCTACAATTCATACAGCATGGATGAG gtTAAACCTGTCAAAGGCTTCTCTCTGCTCGATCCTCCCACCCCCTACGTCCCCCAAAGcccccctctccttctcctcttcagccTCCTCAAAAAAGATTGTGcggagctcctcctcctctgtcgctCATTTCAAGAG CCCCTTCAGCCTCCGTCTGTTCAGCACCAGGCCGGCTAA